One stretch of Pseudobdellovibrionaceae bacterium DNA includes these proteins:
- the deoC gene encoding deoxyribose-phosphate aldolase, whose product MTNAKELARFIDHTLLKPDASENDLRKMCTEAREHGFFGVCVNSMHVPFVVQELKGSSVQIVSVIGFPLGAMDTRAKAFEAELALKNGAREIDMVIDIGAMKEKNFNRAEKDIAAIAAVCKDHTLKVILETVFLTDEEKRIACTLTRNAGAHFVKTCTGFAGGGATISDIALMREVVGADFGVKASGGIKTTAAAIALIDAGATRLGTSSGVALIQGQAAGPGY is encoded by the coding sequence ATCACGAACGCGAAAGAATTGGCCCGGTTTATCGATCACACCCTGCTGAAGCCGGACGCCAGCGAAAATGACCTCCGCAAGATGTGCACCGAAGCGCGCGAACATGGCTTCTTCGGCGTTTGCGTGAACTCGATGCACGTTCCCTTCGTCGTCCAAGAGCTCAAAGGTTCGAGCGTGCAGATCGTTTCGGTCATCGGCTTTCCATTAGGCGCCATGGATACCCGCGCGAAAGCCTTCGAGGCCGAGCTCGCGTTGAAAAATGGCGCGCGCGAAATCGACATGGTCATCGACATCGGCGCGATGAAAGAAAAGAACTTCAACCGCGCCGAAAAAGACATCGCCGCGATCGCCGCCGTTTGCAAAGACCACACACTGAAAGTGATTTTGGAAACCGTCTTTTTGACGGACGAGGAAAAACGGATCGCGTGTACTTTGACCCGCAATGCGGGCGCGCATTTCGTGAAAACCTGCACCGGTTTCGCCGGCGGGGGCGCCACGATTTCGGATATCGCCCTCATGCGGGAAGTGGTTGGAGCCGATTTCGGAGTGAAGGCCAGTGGCGGCATCAAAACCACCGCCGCCGCCATCGCACTGATCGACGCGGGCGCGACCCGCTTGGGCACAAGCTCGGGCGTCGCGCTGATTCAAGGCCAAGCCGCGGGTCCGGGTTACTGA
- a CDS encoding thymidine phosphorylase gives MEPLLPAKFIRRKRDGQELGDAEIQEWIKAYTDGTVTDYQMSAFLMAVYFRGMTNTETLAMVKAMMASGEVLTWPGHDLFKVDKHSTGGIGDKTSLILAPIVAAAGLAVPMMSGRGLGHTGGTLDKLESVPGFNTQTTLPEFDRLVRENRMGMIGQTTAICPADRKMYALRDVTGTVESLPLVCASIMSKKLAEGIDGLVLDVKYGNGAFFKDQEKARELGKALKAIGTQYGKKVVVLLTDMNQPLGAFAGNALEIFECHEILKGATRPGARGQDLYADTRALSLELAAQMLQLGRPEMKIEACRAECDRILKSGEALKAFELMLSAQGGRLAELPHAEHRHVVKAPRAGYIHAFETEKIGYLNVALGAGRLKVTDTIDPVSGMEFHAKVGDRIEAGEALVTVYGRDAEKLRAIENDVTAAIHIGEAAPSAKPLILATL, from the coding sequence ATGGAACCCCTTCTTCCCGCAAAATTCATTCGCCGCAAACGCGACGGTCAAGAGCTCGGCGACGCCGAGATTCAGGAATGGATCAAGGCGTACACCGATGGCACCGTGACGGACTATCAAATGTCGGCCTTCCTGATGGCGGTCTACTTTCGCGGAATGACGAATACCGAAACTCTCGCGATGGTGAAGGCGATGATGGCCTCGGGCGAAGTTCTGACTTGGCCGGGTCATGATCTGTTCAAGGTCGACAAACATTCGACCGGCGGTATCGGCGACAAGACGAGTTTGATCTTGGCCCCCATCGTCGCGGCGGCCGGGCTGGCCGTGCCGATGATGTCCGGCCGCGGCCTGGGACATACCGGCGGCACCCTCGATAAACTGGAATCGGTCCCCGGCTTCAATACCCAAACCACATTGCCGGAGTTTGATCGGCTGGTTCGTGAAAATCGCATGGGTATGATCGGTCAGACGACCGCGATTTGTCCCGCCGATCGGAAGATGTACGCCCTTCGCGACGTCACCGGAACGGTGGAAAGTCTGCCGCTCGTCTGCGCGAGCATCATGTCGAAGAAACTCGCCGAAGGAATCGACGGCTTGGTTCTCGATGTGAAGTACGGCAATGGCGCCTTCTTCAAAGATCAAGAAAAGGCGCGGGAACTTGGCAAGGCCCTCAAGGCGATCGGCACCCAGTACGGCAAAAAAGTCGTCGTGCTTTTGACCGATATGAACCAACCTCTCGGCGCTTTCGCCGGCAATGCCTTGGAAATTTTCGAATGCCACGAGATTCTCAAAGGCGCGACCCGACCCGGCGCGCGCGGCCAAGACCTGTACGCCGACACCCGCGCATTGAGCCTCGAGCTCGCCGCGCAGATGCTGCAGTTGGGTCGCCCCGAGATGAAAATCGAAGCCTGCCGCGCGGAATGTGATCGTATCCTGAAATCCGGCGAAGCGCTGAAAGCATTCGAGCTCATGTTGTCCGCCCAAGGCGGGCGCCTCGCCGAGCTTCCCCATGCGGAACATCGCCACGTGGTCAAAGCGCCGCGCGCGGGATATATTCACGCCTTCGAAACGGAAAAGATCGGGTACCTGAACGTCGCGCTCGGCGCGGGACGCTTGAAAGTCACCGATACGATCGATCCCGTTTCGGGTATGGAATTCCACGCCAAAGTGGGCGACCGTATTGAAGCGGGCGAGGCCCTCGTGACCGTTTACGGTCGCGACGCCGAAAAACTCCGCGCCATCGAGAATGACGTGACCGCCGCGATTCACATCGGTGAAGCGGCTCCCTCCGCGAAGCCCTTGATCCTGGCCACGCTTTAA